The sequence below is a genomic window from Thermoflexus sp..
ATGGTTCAGGAAGGCGTCCACTTTAATGATGCCGTTCCCCAAATGGCGGCCGTAACGACGGATGGCCTCTCGCAGGGCTTCCACAGGGTCCCTCCTCTTTGCATTGCAACAAGATCATGATCCAGATTGCTAAGGCTTTCGCTTCTCCGCAAACCTCAAAAAGCCCCCGGATCCCGCGCAATCCTCAATCCTCCGTTTCCAGGTCGGCCTCGCCCTCCTCTCCTCCTTCCCCCTCCCCTCCCTCGCCGGCGAGCTCGGGCATTGCCTTCTCGATCTCCTCCGGCGTCTGGCCGGCCTCCAGGCGCTCGATCACCTCCTCGAACTCCGGCCCCAGATCCCCCAGCTCTTCGCCCAGCTCCTGGGTCATCCGGCGCATCCAGCGGCCGATGGAGCGCGGATCCTTCTCATCCACATCCCCGATCCAGTCTGCATCCGCCAGGGATTCCAGGCGGGATTCCTCTGAGCGGAGCACCCGCACCCGGGAAATCAACCGGACCAGATCGCGACTGCCGCAGTAGGTGCAGGCGACCTGGCTGTGATCCACCTCGGAGAAGGTGCGGAAGAACGCCGTAACCCGACGACGACATTGCCGGCAGCGATACTCATAGATAGGCATCCTCTCCCCCTCCGTTTCCCGGATTCGCTCTCCATTATATCCAGAGAGCGCTCCTACAGGAGCCTCAGGGATTTCCGCCGATAGAGCTCAGAACCCAGGGAGTGGGTTGGATGGCCGGGCGAGCAGATGGGTAAATGACATCCGTGCGGGAGGAACTCCATGGCAACGAAAACCGGAGGTCCCGGATCCCCTGCCGCTTCCTCCCGCTCGCGGGTAAAATGAGAAGCCAGGGAGCTCCCGGCGATCCGGGGCCGGGCGGGCCTTCCGATCCATTGCCCGTTCTTCCCCCCGGCCCCCATGGAGAGCCAAAATCCAGCTGCGCGCGTCCCGAACCGACCACCTTCGAGCTCATGGAGCCCGATGAGCGACCGGAAAGGTCCCCAGACGTCCGAGGCAATTCCATTAAAGGAGCCTTCCACGCTGGAGGGACTGGCTCAGCGTCCGGCCCGGCCCCTGGTGGTGGTGATCTCGGGGCCCTCCGGAGCCGGGAAGGATTCCCTCATCCGGCGGATGAAGGAATTGAACGTTCCTTTCCACTTCGTGGTCACCGCCACCTCCCGTCCCCCTCGCCCGGATGAGGTCGATGGCGTGGATTATCATTTCCTCTCCCGGGAACAGTTTGAAGCAGGCATCCAGGCCGGGGAGTTCCTGGAATATGCGATCGTTTATGGAGACTATAAAGGGATCCCCCGCTGGGAGATCGAAAACGCCCTGGCCAGCGGGAAGGACGTCATCCTGCGCGTGGATGTGCAGGGGGCGGCCACGCTCCGTCGCCTGATCCCGGACGCGGTATTCATTTTCGTCATCCCTGCCTCCCGGGAAGAGCTGATCGAGCGCCTCCGGGCCCGCGGCACGGAAACCACCGAATCGATCGCCCGGAGGCTCCAGGCCGTGGAGGAGGAGCTGAAACACTGGGCCGAGTTCGATTATGTGGTCGTGAATCGGGATCAACGGCTGGACGAGGCGGTGAATGATATCCTGGCGATCATCCGGGCGGAGCATTGCCGGGTGCATCCCCGGCAGGCGGATCGGGACTTTTCGGCTCGAGACCCGCAAGGCGAATGAAAGGACATCCCGCCGAGATGGCCGGAAAGAAGGATCTTTTCTCCTATAGCCAGGCGGAAGCGGTTCGGCGGGAAGCCCCCCTGGCCGCGCGCCTGCGCCCTCGACGCCTTGAAGAATTCGTGGGCCAGGCTCACCTGATCGGGCCCGGCGCACCCCTTCGACGCCTCATCGAAGAAGGGAAGCTGCTGAACTCCATGATCTTCTGGGGTCCGCCAGGCACCGGCAAGACCACTCTGGCTCTGCTGATCGCCCAGGCGGCCCGGGCCCATGTGGAGACTCTGAGCGCGGTCACCGCCGGCCTCCCGGACCTCCGCCGGGTGATTCAGGAGGCGCAGGATCGCCGCCGTCTCTATGGTCAGCGAACCATCCTCATTGTCGATGAGCTGCATCGCTTTACCCGGGTGCAACAGGATGCCCTGTTGCCCTACGTGGAAGACGGCACGGTGGTCTTCATCGGGATCACCACCGAGAACCCCTACTTCGCCGTCGTCCCCGCCCTGGTCTCCCGCTCCCGCGTCTTCTCCTTCCAGCCTCTGACCGAAGAGGAGATCCTTCAGCTGCTTCGACGCGCGCTCTCGGATCCGGAGAACGGTTACGGGGGGCAGCCGATCGAAGTCCCCGAAGAGGTGCTTCAATTCTGGGCCCGCCTGAGCGAAGGGGACGCCCGCAGCGCCCTGAACGCGCTGGAGCTGGCCGTCAGCGCGACTTCCCCCGATCCGGATGGGACCATCCGCATCACAATGGAAATCGCCCAGGCCGTTGTCCAGCGGCGGGCGCTGGCTTACGACCGGGAAGCCCATTACGATACGATCAGCGCCTTCATCAAGTCGATCCGGGGAAGCGATCCCGATGCCGCCCTGCTCTGGCTGGCGAAAATGGTGGAGGCGGGCGAGGATCCCCGGTTTATCATGCGGCGTCTGTTGATCCTGGCGGCGGAAGATGTGGGACTGGCGGATCCCATGGCGATCGTGGTGACCGCCGCATGCGCCCAGGCCGTGGAGTGGGTGGGGATGCCCGAGGCCGCCTATCATCTAACGGAGGCCACGCTGTATCTGGCGACTGCCCCCAAGAGCAACCGCACGGGGGCCTTTTTCCAGGCTCTGGAATTCCTTCGCGCTCACGGGGCCGGTGAGGTCCCCGCCCACCTGAAGGACGCCAGCCGCGATGCCGAGGCCCTGGGCCATGGCCGGGGCTATCAATATCCGCATGCTTTTCCGGGGCACTTCGTCCGGCAATCCTACTGGCCCGTCGGGCTCCCCCGCGTTCGCTTTTACGCGCCATCTGACCAGGGTTACGAACGGGAGATCGCGGAGCGGCTCCGCCGCTGGTGGGGAGAGCATATGGA
It includes:
- a CDS encoding replication-associated recombination protein A; translation: MAGKKDLFSYSQAEAVRREAPLAARLRPRRLEEFVGQAHLIGPGAPLRRLIEEGKLLNSMIFWGPPGTGKTTLALLIAQAARAHVETLSAVTAGLPDLRRVIQEAQDRRRLYGQRTILIVDELHRFTRVQQDALLPYVEDGTVVFIGITTENPYFAVVPALVSRSRVFSFQPLTEEEILQLLRRALSDPENGYGGQPIEVPEEVLQFWARLSEGDARSALNALELAVSATSPDPDGTIRITMEIAQAVVQRRALAYDREAHYDTISAFIKSIRGSDPDAALLWLAKMVEAGEDPRFIMRRLLILAAEDVGLADPMAIVVTAACAQAVEWVGMPEAAYHLTEATLYLATAPKSNRTGAFFQALEFLRAHGAGEVPAHLKDASRDAEALGHGRGYQYPHAFPGHFVRQSYWPVGLPRVRFYAPSDQGYEREIAERLRRWWGEHMEGSEGPGSPMPEGERGEASS
- a CDS encoding zinc ribbon domain-containing protein: MPIYEYRCRQCRRRVTAFFRTFSEVDHSQVACTYCGSRDLVRLISRVRVLRSEESRLESLADADWIGDVDEKDPRSIGRWMRRMTQELGEELGDLGPEFEEVIERLEAGQTPEEIEKAMPELAGEGGEGEGGEEGEADLETED
- a CDS encoding guanylate kinase; protein product: MSDRKGPQTSEAIPLKEPSTLEGLAQRPARPLVVVISGPSGAGKDSLIRRMKELNVPFHFVVTATSRPPRPDEVDGVDYHFLSREQFEAGIQAGEFLEYAIVYGDYKGIPRWEIENALASGKDVILRVDVQGAATLRRLIPDAVFIFVIPASREELIERLRARGTETTESIARRLQAVEEELKHWAEFDYVVVNRDQRLDEAVNDILAIIRAEHCRVHPRQADRDFSARDPQGE